In a single window of the Mesorhizobium shangrilense genome:
- a CDS encoding isocitrate lyase/PEP mutase family protein — translation MASLRQMIANKEFVLAPGAYDCLTAGAAQRAGFNAVYMTGAGVSASHGYPDFGLITMTEMVTVAGRMAASVDVPLIADADSGFGSELNTARAVRAYERAGVAAIHIEDQTFPKKCGHFENKTIVPAEDFVAKIRTACKARETPDFMIIARTDARAVEGFNAAIERGKRAADAGADIIFVEAPQTLEEMAAVPERIGAPCLLNVVWRGKTPEIDFETAAELGYSIVILPSILLKSVMGMSMEILNAAKTIGRHPVPPGDIGIKEGVAIASGAEWRTINAALDVPLA, via the coding sequence ATGGCCTCACTGCGCCAGATGATTGCGAACAAGGAGTTCGTCCTCGCACCGGGGGCCTACGATTGCCTGACGGCCGGCGCCGCGCAGCGAGCCGGCTTCAACGCCGTCTACATGACCGGGGCAGGGGTCTCGGCTTCCCACGGTTACCCGGACTTTGGCCTGATCACCATGACCGAGATGGTGACGGTTGCCGGGCGCATGGCCGCCTCCGTCGATGTGCCTCTGATTGCTGACGCGGATTCCGGCTTCGGCAGCGAACTGAATACGGCCCGCGCGGTGCGCGCCTATGAGCGGGCGGGTGTGGCCGCAATCCACATTGAAGACCAGACCTTCCCGAAGAAGTGCGGGCATTTCGAGAACAAGACAATTGTTCCGGCCGAGGACTTCGTCGCCAAGATCCGCACGGCCTGCAAGGCGCGCGAGACGCCCGACTTCATGATCATCGCGCGGACAGACGCGCGCGCCGTCGAAGGATTCAACGCGGCGATCGAGCGCGGCAAGCGCGCCGCAGATGCCGGCGCGGATATCATCTTCGTGGAGGCGCCGCAGACGCTGGAGGAGATGGCGGCGGTCCCCGAGCGCATCGGCGCGCCCTGCCTCCTGAACGTGGTCTGGCGCGGCAAGACGCCGGAGATCGATTTCGAGACCGCGGCCGAGCTGGGCTACAGCATCGTCATCTTGCCCAGCATCCTGCTGAAGTCTGTGATGGGCATGTCGATGGAGATACTCAACGCTGCAAAGACCATCGGCCGTCATCCGGTTCCGCCGGGGGACATCGGCATCAAGGAAGGCGTCGCCATCGCCTCGGGCGCCGAATGGCGAACCATCAACGCGGCATTGGACGTCCCTCTCGCCTGA
- the leuC gene encoding 3-isopropylmalate dehydratase large subunit — translation MPTTLFDKLWSRHAVMEHPLAGTLLFIDRHLLHEGSRNAFSQLRRRGLQVRRPDLSTAVVDHYAPTTSRDVEQIDVASRRQVIADLASNAGAAGVEILDLAHPSQGIVHVIGPELGLTRPGMTIVCGDSHTATHGAMGALAFGIGASQVAHVLATQTLWQKKPKQMRIVVRGSLRPHVTAKDLILAIIARVGAAGGTGYAIEYAGPAVEALSLEGRLTLCNMTIEAGARFGLVAPDQVTFDYLRERAFDADDAGWQARLDEWRELRTETGAAFDSEIEMDATSLKPMITWGTSPEDGVSVDGVVPDPASIQEVSRRNGKMAALDYMGLMPGTAIEDIRFDRVFIGSCTNGRIEDLRAAARAIGGRKAVIPAMVVPGSMAVRAQAEREGLDTIFLEAGFEWRMSGCSMCAGMNGDLGRAGERCASTSNRNFVGRQGAGVRTHLMNPAMAATIAVTGHPVDISEAER, via the coding sequence ATGCCAACGACGCTTTTCGACAAGCTGTGGAGCAGACACGCGGTCATGGAGCATCCGCTTGCCGGGACCTTGCTGTTCATCGACCGCCACCTGCTTCACGAAGGCTCGCGCAATGCGTTCTCCCAGTTGCGCCGCCGCGGCCTGCAGGTACGCCGGCCCGACCTGAGCACGGCCGTCGTCGACCACTATGCCCCAACCACCTCGCGCGATGTTGAGCAGATCGATGTCGCGTCACGGCGACAGGTTATCGCCGATCTCGCCAGCAACGCCGGCGCGGCGGGCGTCGAGATCCTCGATCTCGCTCATCCGTCGCAGGGCATCGTCCACGTCATCGGTCCTGAACTTGGGCTGACCCGGCCGGGCATGACCATCGTCTGTGGCGACAGCCATACCGCGACACATGGCGCGATGGGGGCGCTCGCCTTCGGCATCGGCGCCTCGCAGGTTGCCCATGTTCTCGCGACGCAGACGCTATGGCAGAAAAAGCCCAAACAGATGCGGATCGTCGTGCGAGGAAGCCTCAGGCCGCACGTCACCGCAAAGGATCTTATCCTGGCGATCATAGCCAGAGTGGGTGCGGCTGGTGGAACGGGCTACGCCATCGAATATGCGGGCCCGGCCGTCGAGGCGTTGAGCCTCGAGGGCAGGCTGACCTTGTGCAACATGACCATCGAGGCCGGCGCCCGCTTTGGCCTAGTCGCCCCGGATCAGGTCACGTTCGACTATCTGCGCGAGCGCGCATTCGATGCCGACGATGCGGGATGGCAGGCGCGCCTTGACGAATGGCGGGAGCTGCGCACGGAAACCGGGGCGGCCTTCGACAGCGAAATCGAGATGGACGCGACGTCGCTGAAGCCGATGATCACCTGGGGAACGAGTCCGGAAGACGGGGTCAGTGTCGACGGCGTCGTACCCGATCCGGCGTCGATCCAAGAGGTGTCACGGCGCAACGGCAAGATGGCCGCCCTCGACTATATGGGTCTGATGCCGGGCACGGCGATCGAAGACATCCGCTTCGACCGCGTCTTCATCGGCTCCTGCACCAATGGCCGCATCGAGGACCTGCGCGCTGCGGCGCGAGCCATCGGCGGGCGCAAGGCCGTCATACCGGCCATGGTCGTTCCGGGCTCCATGGCAGTGAGGGCGCAAGCCGAACGCGAAGGACTGGACACGATCTTTCTGGAGGCCGGGTTCGAGTGGCGTATGTCGGGATGCTCGATGTGCGCGGGCATGAACGGCGACCTGGGTCGCGCCGGCGAACGCTGCGCCTCGACGTCAAACCGCAACTTCGTCGGTCGCCAGGGCGCGGGTGTGCGCACCCATCTGATGAACCCCGCCATGGCCGCCACCATCGCCGTAACCGGCCATCCGGTCGACATTTCAGAGGCTGAACGATGA
- the leuD gene encoding 3-isopropylmalate dehydratase small subunit produces MIPFTALTATGLPLGLENVDTDQILPARFLSMKPEDGYADFCFHDLRFDAQGAPRSDTPLTSGVHAGAAILVAGSNFGCGSSREGAVYALQHLGFRVVIAESFGDIFYQNALVNGLLAIRADAGITQTILEHLRAQPDAPIHVDLDKQTVDVEGSVTFTFDIDPFKKHCVLNGTDEISFTLGFLEQIQRYEIKGEGTLG; encoded by the coding sequence ATGATTCCCTTCACCGCCCTCACCGCGACCGGCCTTCCGCTCGGTCTCGAGAACGTCGACACCGACCAGATCCTGCCCGCACGCTTCCTTTCGATGAAACCGGAGGACGGCTATGCCGACTTTTGCTTCCATGACCTCAGGTTTGACGCCCAAGGCGCGCCAAGGTCAGACACTCCCCTGACGTCCGGCGTGCATGCTGGCGCGGCGATCCTCGTCGCAGGCTCGAATTTCGGTTGCGGGTCCTCAAGGGAAGGCGCCGTATACGCTTTGCAGCACCTCGGTTTCCGGGTGGTCATCGCGGAAAGCTTTGGCGACATCTTCTACCAGAACGCGCTGGTCAACGGCCTGCTGGCCATCCGAGCCGATGCCGGGATCACTCAGACGATCCTAGAGCATCTGCGCGCCCAACCTGACGCGCCAATCCATGTCGATCTGGACAAGCAGACAGTCGATGTCGAGGGCAGCGTGACCTTCACGTTCGACATTGACCCCTTCAAGAAACACTGTGTGCTGAACGGCACCGACGAAATCAGTTTCACTCTGGGCTTTCTGGAACAGATCCAGCGGTACGAAATCAAGGGGGAGGGCACCCTCGGTTGA